Within Sorangiineae bacterium MSr11367, the genomic segment CACCCGAAATGCCCATTCCTTCGTCTCGTCATGGGGCGAGCCTAAGGGAGCGCCATGTGCTGGTAAATCAACGTCTGAAACCGGTGTCACTTTATGCGTCGCGTTGCGAGGCATCGCCAGTGCGATCGGTCTATCGCGATTTCATGAACCAGCCTCGATTCGAGCTTCAGAGCTCCTAATGGACGGCACGATCAGTGGCCGCAGTAGGTGTCCACCGACTCCTTTTCGAGGGGGAACCCCTTTTCCTTCGCCAGCTCCCACGGCCTGACGCACTTGTTCTCTTTGGCGCACCATCGATAGCCGGCCGACCCAATGCAGCCGTGCGCATCGCGATCGCTCCCAGGCATGGGTCGCGCGGACTCGCTCTCGGGAGCCGCGCTGGCGGAGCCACTTGCCGCTTCGCTCGGGGTTGGCGTGGTCGCCGCAGGCTTGCTGCACGCGCCCACGACGACGCACCCGGCGAGAAAAAGAACCTTGGTGATGGCCTGTTTCATGGTCCGAGTATAGGGCGAGCGAAGGGTTGACGGACGCCTCACACCGCTTGAGCATCGACTGGCTCAGCCCTTCGACGCCTCGTCGCGTGGGAACTTTCATCATGGCTCGTTGTGTAAGAGGGCATGAGCCACTCCGTCGTTCGTGCACTCCTCGTCTCGTGCCTCTTGCTCCCGATGACCGCGCCCATGCGGAAAGTATTGGCGGCTTCGCCCGCATTGGCCGTGGTCGACCTCGGGGAGGCATCCTTTGCTTCCACGAAGACGAATGAAACCTGGGCCACGATCCATTTGGACGGGCGCATGGAGATGGATGGCCAATGGGTGCTGACGATCCATTCCGATGGCCGGTTGGTGGACGCCGGCGGCAAGCTGATATCGTCGATGGCAGCCAATGGCCGAATCGACAGTGGACTGATCATCGATCCCGATGGGATGGTGCACACGGCCGAAGGTACGGTCATCATGCAGATTGCACCCGACGGGGTGCTTCTCGTGCGGGGCAAACCCACCTTCGTCCGAATCAATGTTTCCAACCCAAGAGTACGGCGCGGTGCGATGTTTGCGTTCTTGCTGCACCGAAATTGGCGCGGATAGCGAGTGTTCTGCCTCCGAGGGAACCTTCACGCAGGTTGGCTGTGTAAACCCATGATGCTAGCGATTGGCATGGGGGAGCTCGATCGCGATGCCCTGAGGCGATGCAAACAGCACGACCCCATAGCCATGCGCGCCTTCGTGGTGCATTACCAGAGCTCCGTTTTTGCCCTTTTATCGCGCCTTCTTGGAAAGACGCATCCCTATTTGGAAGACGTTGCACAGGAAGTCTTCGTGCGTGCCTATCGTGCCTTCCCGGGCTTCGACCTCGATCGCGACGCTCGAGCGTCGACGTGGCTGCTCACCATTGCCACGAGGTTGGCCCTGAACGAGCGAAAGCGCCGCGTCTTCGCCGCGCTCCCCATCGACGCGAAGCGCGAGCCGCCGGCCCCGACGACCCCGGAAACCGAGCGTTCGCGCCGAGAGCTGGGGAGGGCCATCGAGGCCGCCGCCGCCACGCTTTCCGCCGACCAAAGGGCCGTCTTCGTGCTCGCCGAATACCATGGTTGGAGTGTGGCTGCGATGGCCCGTGCGCTCGAAATTCCCGAGAACACGGCGAAAACTCGCCTCTTCCGTGCACGTGAGAAGATGCGTGCCCTGTTGCTTTCATGGTCTTCGAACGGCGGCGCATCGGAGGCAAACGATGATCGAGGATGATGATCTTCTCCGCGGCGACCGCCTCGACCTCGAAGCGTGGCAGCCCGGCCTCCCGCCCCCCGGATTCGTCGATACCGTCATGGCCCGGGTCGAGCGGGAACCGCAGCAACGTCGCAAGCTCTGGCTTCGTCTGGGCGCCGTGTCTCTGGTCGCGAGCGCCGCCGCCGTTGCCATGCTGGTGGGTCGACGCGACGCACCGCCTTGGCGCGGGGAGCTTGCCGCCAAGGAACGAACGGAAATGGCCATCGCCGGACGAGCATGGATCGTCATCGAACCGGGGACGCATCTCCGGTGGGAAGGCAAGAGCGTCACCCAAGACGATGGCGACGTTTTCTATCGCGTGGATCCGGGAGGCCCATTCCGCGTTCGGACGCCCGCGGGCGATGTGGCGGTGCGCGGAACGTGCTTTCGCGTGAAGGTGACGAAAGAACGCGCGCTTCCCGGGCGCGATGCTCGTGTGGCGACGCCGGAAGCCATGGCCTTCGTCGGCGTCTACGAAGGGAGGGTGACACTAACCCATGGCGCGACGAGCATCGGCCTGGCCGCCGGCGAAGGTGGAGAGCTCGATGGCGCAGGCCCGCGTCGCACCGGTGACCTGGAGCAGGGAATGCACGCGTTCGACCTTCGGACCCTCGGTTCGGCCGAGGCGAGTTCTGGCGGCCTCTCCGACGTGCGGAAATACGCACTCCAGCTCGAGACCCTCGAAGGGGAAAAAGCGCTTCTCGAAGAGCGTCTCGCGACGGCAACCCAGAGGCTCGCGGCCACGAGCGATGGCGGCATCAATCCCAACTTGGCCTTTGACCTGTCGGCCGACGACTGGAAGGAGCTCGCACGTTCGGGATCGTTGAAATTTCGTATGCCATGCCTATCGCAAAAGCCGTGGAGTCCCTCGCCGGAAGAGCGCGACGAGCTGGGCCTGAGCCCAAACGATGGCAAGGTCATCGAAGAGGCCTATCGCAATCTTTACGAGCGGGTCTGGGGGGAAATTCGGCCGCTCTGCGTGAGCGCTCTCAACGCGGAGGTGGCCGACAAATTGGGCCCGATGGGCTGCGGCAATGCGCTTCTTTCGGTGGCCTCGAGCGGGCCGCACGCCCACGCTGAGGCGCGACTTCACGTTGCGGAAATGCGAGCCGGCTTTCGCCCCCTTCCCAGCGCAGGCGACGCGCGGGTCCCCGTCCTCGAGCGCGTCCTTCTGAGTTTCACCGGTCGCCTGTCGGATCTGGAGACCGATCTGGCGCGCAGCTTCGGTCCGCAGGAAGCGCGCCGCTTGGTGTATTCCGATGCATTCTGCGCGTGGAATGAGTCCTGGGCGGAAACGCGCAAAAGTCCTTCCCGTGGCCACTGACCGGGCTGGTGTTGGGCGCCCACTTCGCATACAGGATGGAGAAATGCGCTCGTTGAATTTGATCGGTGGTGAAAAAGGTGGTGTAGGCAAGTCGGTCACTGCCCGGGTTTTGGCGCAGTACTTCATCGACCGGGGCCGGCCCTTCGTGGGGTTCGATACCGACCGCTCGCACACCTCGTTTGCGCGCTTTTATCGCGATTATGCGTCGCCGGTCGTCGTGGACACCTACGAGGGGCTGGACCAAATCGCCAGCGCGTTCGAGCAGGAATCTCCCGACGAGCCGCCGCGAAGCGTGATCGTCGACCTTGCCGCCCAGACGGCGACGCCTTTGGCGCGCTGGGTGAAGGAGTCCGATCTGCTCGCTCTGCTGGAAGAGATGGATGTCACCGTCAATTTTTGGCACCTGGCCGATACCGGAAAAGACTCCGTCGACCTTCTGGATCGGCTGATCGAAACGTATGGGCCGGGGCCCAACTACCTCGTCGTCAAGAATCTAGGGCGCGGGTCCGATTTTTCGCACCTCGAGGAATCGCAGGCGCTGAAGACCGCGCTGGCCTTGGATGGCAAACTCGTTGCGTTGGGCGCGTTGCACGAAACCAGCATGCGCAAGATTGACCTCCAGAACTTGAGCTTCTGGGCGGCCACCAACGCCCGCTCGGGGCCGGACGCCTTGGGCATGATGGAGCGTCAACGTGTCAAGTCGTGGCTCAAAGCAACCTACGCCACGTTGGACGGATTGCAGCTGTAAGATCAGCGTGGGATGCGGCTTCACGAATACGAAGTTGCACCCTCGCGCTCTCGCGCTTCGGACGTAGAAGGCCCGGTTCGCGACGTAGACGTCGAAGGTAGCCTTCAGTCCGTCGTAGGCATCGGCGCAGTGCTACCTGTACCGGCGGATGGCTCATCAGGTAAGTGCGCGTCGGATCACGGGACGCGCGATCCGGGGCGCTTCGGCGCTATGCTCATGTGGACGTGGCTGACGGCACGAGGAGAAGTGACCCATGAGCAAGGCTAGAATCCTCGTCGTCGATGACGAGGCATCCGCCCGCAACGGACTCGTAAAGCTCCTAACGCAGGAGGAGTACGTGGTGGACGCTGCGGCGGACGGCAAGGAAGGACTCGAGATCATCCTCGAGAAGGCTCCCGACTTGGTCGTCACCGATCTCAAAATGCCGGTCATGGGAGGTATGGATCTCCTTGCACGCGTCAAGGAGCAGGCGCCGGCCATTCCGGTCATCATGGTCACGGCCCTAGGTGACGTGAGCTCGGCGGTGCTGGCCATGCGCGCGGGCGCCGCGGATTATCTCTCGAAGCCGATCGACTTCGGTGCGCTGCTGGTGACGATCGAGCGCTCGCTGGAGCGCCGCGAGCTCGCGGCCGAGGCGGAAAATCTCCGCCGGCAATTGCGTCAGCGCGATCAAGAGGGACTCGAGGGGTTGCTCGGCACGAGCCCGGCCATGAACAAGGTTTACCGTATGGCGCGCCAGGTGGCTCCATCCCGCGCGACAGTGCTCATCACGGGCGAGAGCGGCACGGGAAAGGGTGAGCTGGCCAGGGCGATCCACACCCTGAGCCCGCGCGCGAAGGCTCCGTTCGTCGCGCTTCATTGCGCCGCCCTCGCGGAGTCGTTGCTCGAGAGCGAGTTGTTCGGTCACGAGCGGGGCTCCTTCACCGGGGCCGACAAGCGTCGAACCGGGCGCTTCGAGCAGGCGCACAACGGCACCCTCTTTCTCGACGAAATTGGCGAGATTCCACAGCCCACCCAGGTCAAACTCCTCCGCGTTCTACAGGAGCGGACGTTCGAACGCGTCGGGGGAAACGAGCCCGTTCATGTCGACGTGCGCCTCCTCGCCGCGACGAACAAAGATCTCGCGGCCGAAGTGCGCGAGGGGCGTTTCCGAGAAGACCTCTATTATCGACTTCACGTCGTTCACGTCGAAATGCCGCCGCTACGTCTTCGCGGAAATGACGTGGCGATGCTCGCCGATCACTTTCTGAGAAAGTTTGCCCGAGAAAATCACAAGCGGGTGGACGGTTTTGCCGAAGCGGCACGCGCCAAGCTCGTGGGGCACCGGTGGTCAGGCAACGTGCGCGAGCTGGAAAATGCCGTCGAGCGGGCCGTGGTTCTGGCCGAGGGAAACCGCATCGAGGAAGATGATCTGCCCTTCGACGGGACGCCGATCGCCCAAGGTCCCGTGCGCATTCCAGGTGCGACGATGGCCGAGATCGAGAAATACGCGATCCTGTCGACGCTCGAAGCGGCCAATGGGTCGACGGCGCGCGCCGCCGACATTCTCGATATCAGTGTACGTACCATTCAATATCGGCTGCACGAGTACGGCGTCGTCTTGCCACGCGCACGTTCATCGTGAGGCTAGATGGTGAAGTAAAAGGTCGCCCCCTTGTCGGGGGCGCTGTTCGCCCAGATACGGCCGCCGTGGCGGTGGACGATGCGCCGCACGATGGCGAGGCCGATGCCCGTTCCCTCGAAATCTCTCGTGGAGTGGAGGCGCTGGAATGCTTTGAAGAGTGAATTCGCGCGGCTCATGTCGAACCCTGCACCGTTGTCACGCACGAAGCAGACCGGGACGGCGGTGTCGACGAATTGTCCAAACTCGATCCGGGGCCGCTCGACCTTCGAGGTAAATTTCCAGGCATTGCCAATGAGGTTCTCGAGGACCACTCGAAGCAACGATTCGTCGGCATCGACGAACACCCCGTCCTGGATGACGAAATCGACCTTGCGATCGGTATGCGCCATCTCGAGCTCGATGGTCACGATTTGCGCGAGCTTCGATAGATTCGTCGGCCGCTTTACGAAATCGCTCTTGGCCGCGCGCCCGAGCCGCAGCAGATCATCGATGATTTGACTCATGCGCTGCGTAGCGCGGCGAACGCGCAGGAGGCGGTCCACGCCCTCCGGGCCCAGATTGGCCGCGTGCTCCTCGAGGAGTGCCTGGCTTATGCCTTCGATGCCCGTGAGGGGGCCACGCAGATCGTGGGCCACGGAGTAGCTGAATGCTTCGAGTTCCGCATTGGCCGCCTCGAGTTCGGCGGTGCGTTCGAGGACTCGCCCCTCGAGTTCGGCGTCGGCTCGATTCGCCTCCTCGCTCGACATGTGAGGCGGTGACCCGAGGTTTCGCAAACTCGGCGGCCCGCTCGTCCCAAGCGCACGCCGCAAGATCTCCCCGAGCGCATGGGCGAGCGCCGTCGCCCTGGGACCTTCGGTGAGGGAAGTGCCGTAGACCGCCTCGTCGACGAGGTTCTCGTCGGCGTCGATCGGAACGATGCTCTCCCCGACGGATCGCAGGGCCTTGACGAACCACTGTTCGCGCGCGCGAAGGCGCGCATCGATCTCGTGTCGGTGCAGGGCGATCTCGATCGCGCAGCGCAATTCGGGAATCCGAAATGGTTTTACCAGGTACGCCAAGGGTTCGGTGCTCTTGGCACGCCGGAGCGTCTCGGTATCCGAATGCGACGTCAAATACACGATCGGAATGTTTTGTTCGCACCGGATTGCCTCGGCCGCTTCGATGCCATCGAGGGGCCCGATCAATCGGATGTCCATGAGGATGAGGTCCGGCGAAAGGCTGCGCGCCTTCCGGATCGCTTCCTCGCCCGTTGCCGCATTGCCGACCACGTTGTACCCGAGCTCCGCAAGCGTCGCTGCGACGTCGGCCGCGATGATCCGCTCGTCCTCGACCACCAAAATTCGGCCGACATCCTCCGATTCTGATGTCCGTTGATTCCCCATTTGCCACCCGCCCCGCGCGTACATGACACGGACCGATCAAGGCTAACCACTTTGACCCGAACAGGCGAGTGAACCGAGACGAGGTGAGCCCAACAATCCTTCTCGGCTGGCCCAACATGGTCAGCGAGGCGACCGGCTGAGTAGTGCGGTATGCGGGGTGCACGCGACTGGACCGCGTGCGCTCCAGTTTCTACCATCGACAGGCGATATCGACCCCGAGGTGAGCACCGCCCGCATTTCCTTCGGGTCGAGCAACCCTCCGCGGTGCCGACGGCGAAGTAACGTAGATACCGCACGAGTCCGGATTGAACGACGACGAAAGCGAGGATGCCATGGGCCCGATTGCACAGTTCAAAGAGGACGCAAAATTGGCCTGGTCGACGTTTGCGGCCACGGAGACGATTTCAGGCTCGGTCGCACCGCAGCTCGTGCGGTTCGCCGGAATCGCCGACGGGACCAGCGTGCTCGACGTCGGCTGCGGAACCGGGGTCGTGGCGCTCACCGCGGCGCGCGTCGGCGCACGCGTGACAGGGCTCGATCTCACGCCTGAACTCCTCCAGCACGCCAAAGAGAATGCGCGGACGATGCGGGTGGACATCGATTGGCACGAGGGCGACGTCGAGGCGCTGCCGTTCGATGACGGGCGCTTCGAGATCGTCGTAAGCCAATTCGGGCACATGTTTGCACCGAGGCCGAATGTCGCCCTTCGAGAAATGCTGCGCGTGCTCCGTCCCGGCGGCGTCATTGCCTTCTCGACGTGGCCTCCGGACGTGTTCACCGGCAAAATGTTCGCCCTGGTCGCGGGCTACGCCCCGCCTCCTCCGGCAGGTGTCGCGTCACCGTTGCAATGGGGCGATCCGACCGTGGTGCGCGAACGGCTAGGTTCCGCGGTAAAGGATATCTGCTTCGACCGCGGCACGATGCGGATGCAGATTCTCAGTCCGCAGCATCACCGTGAGTTCATGGAGCGACACATCGGTCCCGTGAACAAGCTCGTTCGCGCGCTGGAAGCCTCGGACAAGCAACGTCTCGCCGAGTTCCGCCGCGAATTCGAGGAGCTCTCGAGCGTGTACTTCGAAGACAACCACGTCCGGCAGGATTTTCTCATGACCCGCGCCGTCAAAGTGTAGACGACGTCATCCCGGGTGCTTTCGAATCTGTCGATCGCGGGGCTCGGGCGGCGGGTCCGGACCGCGCTCGACGCAATCGGTGCGCCGTGACGAACATTCTCCACCTACGGCTCGACGTCCAAGGCGCCCGAGCTCCTCGATGTCAGCGTACGCATGATTCAATACCGTTTGCATGAATATCACCTGAGCGCAAAAGATGCCCGGGTAGGGCGTCCGGCGCGGTAGCTCGTTCGAGCCATGCATCGATTCGGTGCGGAAACTGCGCCTCCGCGCAAACGGTGCACGTCCCCATGGTTGCGCTGATGGTCTTTTCCGCGAAATACACGAGGTGGCACTGCTTTCGCACTTCGCTGAAGTGACCATGAGCCTCGCCCGATTTCTTCGCCCGATGATCACCGTTTCTGAACACGACTCGGTGGCGATGGCCGCTGCCAAACTTCGCGATGCCCACGTAGGGTGCGTCGTCGTCACGCGCGGCACGCATCCGGTTGGTATCGTCACCGATCGCGACCTCGCCGTGCGGGTCGTGGCCGAGGGACGTGATCCCTGGCGGACCCTCGTTTCGGACATCGTGACCTACGATCCCTTCGTCGTCGCCGTGACGGATGGCATCGAAACGGCTCTCAGGCGCATGCGCGAACATGGCGTCCGGCGGATGCCCATCGTCGACGAATCGGGTGGTGTCGTGGGCATGGTGACCGCCGACGACCTCGTTCTTCTCGTCGGTCGCGAGATTTCCGACCTGTGCGATGGCATCCAAAGGGGTGCAGACGCCACCGACAGCCGATGAACGTCCGCAGTCGAACGAGACAATGACGAAACATCGATACGAATGCGAGGATGCATTCTTGCTCCGTGAGGCATCATGATAGGAAGTCAGACGAGTCGTCGGCGCAGGACGGCCAAAATATCCATGGCCGTTCGACGAAAGCAAAAGCCGCATGGGTCCACCACATCGCCTTATGCGGTGGCGGCCTACATGACGGTGTCACCCCATTCGATCGGCCGTGATCAATCCCTACAGACGGCTCATGACATGATGCGACTTTACGATATACGGCATCTCCCCGTACTCGAATATGGCAGGCTCGCGGGCGTTCTTTCGCAGCGCGATCTCTATATGATCGAATCGTTTCCAGGTGTCATCGTTCGACATACGCGCGTCGAGGACGCCATGTCGGAGGATACTTATTGCGTCCGCCCGGAAGCGCGCGTCGAGGAGGTGGCGGGGGAGATGGCCGAGAACAAGTACGGCTGCGCGGTGGTGTTGTCGGGCGTCGAGGTATGTGGGATTTTCACCACGACGGATGCATTGCGGGCTCTGTGCACGCTCCTTCGTTTGCGAGAATCCGAGGGAGCCCTGAGCACGCGCTAGGTGCTCGCGACGACGTCGGCCTAGGAGGTTTTCATGGTTCAACCAACGACGACTTCGAATGCATCGAATGGGAGCGAACACGTCGTCTCCCCAGGGTGCTGTGCACCCTTCGACCCTGCCGAGTGGGACAAGGACGAAATTACGTGGAACGAAAGGCCATTTTTGCGTGAATCCGTGCGCAGCTTTTTTCATGTGCCGCTCGACATGCGGCAGAAGGCAAAACGTGGGACGCGTCTCGTCGAGGCCGCGGATGCCGCGCCCGAACGGGGCATCATTCTGTGCGAGGAACGCTCCCGATGGGGCGCCAATCTCTACATCGAAGCAACGCGCCCCATCGCGGGGGCGGATATGGCATTCCTTTCCGGGACCTACCTGACGAAAGTCTACGAAGGGCCTTATCGAGATGCGCCGATCTGGGTGCAGGACATGCAGACGTACGTCTCGTCCGAGGGCGCCTCCGCGGAGAAGATTTACTTCTGGTACACCACCTGTCCTCGCTGCGCGAAAGCCTACGGGAAGAACTACGTCGTTCTCTTCGCAGAATTGAGCACACGGGCGTGAACCTCGAGGGATAGACAGACGAGTGGGAGGGAACGTCGCGTTCCCACTTTCCGAGAGGAGGGAATGTGATACCCCTCGCTCGCGTACAAGACGGTTCCACTCGTCGAAGCCCCGGAGGTCGTCATGCTCGAATCGAAGTCATCGGTCGCATCTCGATACGCGTCATGAGCTCATCGCCATCGAACGAGATGGACGCGAGCCCGGGGGTAACCCTTGGTGCTCCTGACATGGTCCACCGAGTGGTGCTCGGACTTCTCGGCTTGGTCCTGGCGTGTATCTCATTTACGATCCTGATGGAGCCGAGTTGCGACAGCCCATGGATGTCGAACCCTGACATCCTGCAGCATTCGATTTTCGTAGGATGTGTCTGGGTCTATTTCATTTTATCGGCGATTCTGAGCGCGCTCACACGCCGGTGGATTCGTTCGTGGACCGTATCGACGACCCGACCTTGGCTCTCGCTGTTCGCATCCGCGGCGATGGTGTCGTTGCTCGTTCCTGCCTTTTGGTTTCTCGTTACCTTCGGCATGTGCTCGTGACGGCCCGGGATCAGTAGATCTCCGTGGCAGCGACGGTCGGCGTTGCCACGGCGGTCGTGCTCTACGTTCGCTTTTATTCTTTGTGAGTTTGGAATCTCGCGCGGAGGAGCGGCTCGCTCGAGCCGAGCGACCACGTTGGCAGATAGTGCGGTGCGCGGCGTGCACGCGTGACGCGTTCCACTGCGGCGGCCAGGGAAAGCACCCGCGCGTCGGCCCACCGATTGGCAAAGATGGAGACGCCCACGGGGAGCGGCCCCACGAAGCCTGCGGGCACCGTGGTGTGCGGATAGCCGGCAATGGCGGCGGGGGTCGACGACGGGATAATGTCGTTGTCGCCACGTGCGCAATCCGTCGTCCACGCCGGCGGATTCGTCGGGGCGAGGATCGCGTCGAGTCGGAACTGCGCC encodes:
- a CDS encoding response regulator, with protein sequence MGNQRTSESEDVGRILVVEDERIIAADVAATLAELGYNVVGNAATGEEAIRKARSLSPDLILMDIRLIGPLDGIEAAEAIRCEQNIPIVYLTSHSDTETLRRAKSTEPLAYLVKPFRIPELRCAIEIALHRHEIDARLRAREQWFVKALRSVGESIVPIDADENLVDEAVYGTSLTEGPRATALAHALGEILRRALGTSGPPSLRNLGSPPHMSSEEANRADAELEGRVLERTAELEAANAELEAFSYSVAHDLRGPLTGIEGISQALLEEHAANLGPEGVDRLLRVRRATQRMSQIIDDLLRLGRAAKSDFVKRPTNLSKLAQIVTIELEMAHTDRKVDFVIQDGVFVDADESLLRVVLENLIGNAWKFTSKVERPRIEFGQFVDTAVPVCFVRDNGAGFDMSRANSLFKAFQRLHSTRDFEGTGIGLAIVRRIVHRHGGRIWANSAPDKGATFYFTI
- a CDS encoding CBS domain-containing protein, with protein sequence MITVSEHDSVAMAAAKLRDAHVGCVVVTRGTHPVGIVTDRDLAVRVVAEGRDPWRTLVSDIVTYDPFVVAVTDGIETALRRMREHGVRRMPIVDESGGVVGMVTADDLVLLVGREISDLCDGIQRGADATDSR
- a CDS encoding FecR family protein, translated to MIEDDDLLRGDRLDLEAWQPGLPPPGFVDTVMARVEREPQQRRKLWLRLGAVSLVASAAAVAMLVGRRDAPPWRGELAAKERTEMAIAGRAWIVIEPGTHLRWEGKSVTQDDGDVFYRVDPGGPFRVRTPAGDVAVRGTCFRVKVTKERALPGRDARVATPEAMAFVGVYEGRVTLTHGATSIGLAAGEGGELDGAGPRRTGDLEQGMHAFDLRTLGSAEASSGGLSDVRKYALQLETLEGEKALLEERLATATQRLAATSDGGINPNLAFDLSADDWKELARSGSLKFRMPCLSQKPWSPSPEERDELGLSPNDGKVIEEAYRNLYERVWGEIRPLCVSALNAEVADKLGPMGCGNALLSVASSGPHAHAEARLHVAEMRAGFRPLPSAGDARVPVLERVLLSFTGRLSDLETDLARSFGPQEARRLVYSDAFCAWNESWAETRKSPSRGH
- a CDS encoding class I SAM-dependent methyltransferase, yielding MGPIAQFKEDAKLAWSTFAATETISGSVAPQLVRFAGIADGTSVLDVGCGTGVVALTAARVGARVTGLDLTPELLQHAKENARTMRVDIDWHEGDVEALPFDDGRFEIVVSQFGHMFAPRPNVALREMLRVLRPGGVIAFSTWPPDVFTGKMFALVAGYAPPPPAGVASPLQWGDPTVVRERLGSAVKDICFDRGTMRMQILSPQHHREFMERHIGPVNKLVRALEASDKQRLAEFRREFEELSSVYFEDNHVRQDFLMTRAVKV
- a CDS encoding CBS domain-containing protein, which gives rise to MTVSPHSIGRDQSLQTAHDMMRLYDIRHLPVLEYGRLAGVLSQRDLYMIESFPGVIVRHTRVEDAMSEDTYCVRPEARVEEVAGEMAENKYGCAVVLSGVEVCGIFTTTDALRALCTLLRLRESEGALSTR
- a CDS encoding sigma-54 dependent transcriptional regulator, giving the protein MSKARILVVDDEASARNGLVKLLTQEEYVVDAAADGKEGLEIILEKAPDLVVTDLKMPVMGGMDLLARVKEQAPAIPVIMVTALGDVSSAVLAMRAGAADYLSKPIDFGALLVTIERSLERRELAAEAENLRRQLRQRDQEGLEGLLGTSPAMNKVYRMARQVAPSRATVLITGESGTGKGELARAIHTLSPRAKAPFVALHCAALAESLLESELFGHERGSFTGADKRRTGRFEQAHNGTLFLDEIGEIPQPTQVKLLRVLQERTFERVGGNEPVHVDVRLLAATNKDLAAEVREGRFREDLYYRLHVVHVEMPPLRLRGNDVAMLADHFLRKFARENHKRVDGFAEAARAKLVGHRWSGNVRELENAVERAVVLAEGNRIEEDDLPFDGTPIAQGPVRIPGATMAEIEKYAILSTLEAANGSTARAADILDISVRTIQYRLHEYGVVLPRARSS
- a CDS encoding sigma-70 family RNA polymerase sigma factor — translated: MMLAIGMGELDRDALRRCKQHDPIAMRAFVVHYQSSVFALLSRLLGKTHPYLEDVAQEVFVRAYRAFPGFDLDRDARASTWLLTIATRLALNERKRRVFAALPIDAKREPPAPTTPETERSRRELGRAIEAAAATLSADQRAVFVLAEYHGWSVAAMARALEIPENTAKTRLFRAREKMRALLLSWSSNGGASEANDDRG